The following proteins are co-located in the Fretibacterium sp. OH1220_COT-178 genome:
- a CDS encoding tetratricopeptide repeat protein, protein MWRRIFCALSWILLFASPSASGAAAGRSLAEQDQRALEIRLAISRLPEERVEERESLYYEIVKSCPETEAAEEALWTLSNLYLDSFPEPREQMAREVLELFLAHYPTSRWGVQVRNRLVLLYEGTENRSRVVELCRELLRAGAMDLPSSYRPFLALTEAEAWDQANETERAREAYAAVVRDYPETPQAQSAGRRLAEIKAKGSGKK, encoded by the coding sequence TTGTGGAGGCGGATTTTCTGCGCTCTGTCCTGGATTTTGTTATTCGCCTCGCCGTCCGCTTCGGGGGCGGCGGCCGGTCGGTCCCTTGCGGAGCAGGATCAAAGGGCCCTGGAGATTCGGCTGGCGATCTCCCGTCTTCCCGAGGAGCGGGTCGAAGAGCGCGAATCGCTTTATTACGAAATCGTGAAGTCCTGTCCGGAGACCGAGGCCGCCGAAGAAGCGCTCTGGACGCTGTCCAATCTCTATCTCGACTCCTTCCCCGAGCCCCGGGAACAGATGGCGCGCGAGGTGCTGGAGCTCTTTTTGGCGCACTATCCCACCTCGAGATGGGGCGTTCAGGTTCGAAACCGATTGGTCCTGCTGTATGAGGGAACGGAGAACCGGAGCCGGGTCGTGGAGCTCTGTCGGGAGCTTCTACGGGCCGGGGCTATGGATCTGCCATCGTCCTATCGTCCCTTTCTGGCCTTGACCGAGGCCGAGGCCTGGGATCAGGCGAATGAGACGGAAAGGGCAAGGGAGGCCTATGCGGCCGTGGTTCGGGACTATCCCGAGACGCCCCAGGCCCAGAGTGCCGGCCGGCGCCTTGCCGAGATCAAGGCCAAGGGCTCGGGGAAAAAATAA
- the ftsZ gene encoding cell division protein FtsZ codes for MDQEQMFQLTDSMKRRENIIVFGVGGGGGNALNHIINSGLEGVEFVAANTDAKALAMNKAPNKIILGEKLTRGLGAGANPQVGMDAAKESMDRIKEYINGADMLFITAGMGGGTGTGAAPVIADVAREMGVLVVAVVTLPFSFEMQKRFLTAQDGIARLKDNVDALLVVENDRLLGLADERLRLVDAYQMVDEVLRQAVQGVTDLIVKPGVINLDFADIKTVMRNAGSAIMGIGVGEGDSRAELAAKAAIKSPLMSIPMQGAKGILFNVTTGPDVTLTEMVRAAEVIKATADPKAEVIWGHVIDEEVGETIRLTLIATGFPEGKGKQGGAPDKGKKDVPSPSVRTISSLFSAKKNEGTGFEETRLQSPGDEEVDLFRGVPKTTYDLPAIYRKRQRE; via the coding sequence ATGGACCAGGAACAGATGTTTCAGCTCACCGATTCCATGAAACGGCGGGAGAATATCATTGTCTTCGGGGTCGGCGGCGGCGGCGGCAATGCGCTGAACCACATCATCAACTCCGGTTTGGAGGGGGTGGAGTTCGTCGCGGCCAATACGGATGCCAAGGCCCTGGCGATGAATAAGGCCCCGAACAAGATCATTCTGGGAGAAAAGCTGACTCGGGGGCTTGGCGCCGGTGCCAATCCTCAGGTGGGAATGGATGCGGCCAAGGAGTCCATGGACCGCATCAAGGAGTACATCAACGGGGCGGACATGCTCTTCATCACGGCGGGGATGGGCGGCGGAACGGGTACCGGTGCGGCTCCCGTAATTGCCGACGTAGCCCGGGAGATGGGGGTCCTGGTCGTGGCGGTGGTGACCCTGCCCTTCAGCTTCGAAATGCAAAAACGCTTCCTGACGGCGCAGGATGGCATTGCGCGTCTGAAGGACAACGTCGATGCCCTGCTGGTGGTCGAGAACGACAGGCTGCTGGGATTGGCCGACGAGCGTCTGCGTCTCGTGGATGCCTATCAGATGGTCGACGAGGTGCTTCGCCAGGCTGTCCAGGGCGTGACGGATCTCATTGTGAAGCCGGGGGTCATCAACCTCGATTTCGCGGACATCAAGACCGTGATGCGCAACGCAGGGTCCGCGATCATGGGGATCGGAGTCGGGGAAGGAGACAGCCGCGCGGAGCTGGCGGCGAAGGCGGCCATCAAGTCTCCGCTCATGTCCATTCCGATGCAGGGGGCCAAGGGCATTCTGTTCAACGTCACGACGGGGCCCGACGTCACTCTCACCGAGATGGTCCGAGCCGCCGAGGTCATCAAGGCTACGGCGGATCCCAAGGCGGAGGTCATCTGGGGGCACGTCATCGACGAGGAGGTCGGGGAGACCATTCGCCTGACCCTCATCGCGACGGGATTTCCCGAGGGCAAGGGCAAGCAGGGAGGCGCCCCGGACAAGGGGAAGAAGGATGTGCCCTCTCCCTCCGTCAGAACCATTTCCTCGCTTTTTTCCGCTAAAAAAAATGAGGGTACCGGTTTCGAGGAAACGCGTTTGCAGTCCCCGGGAGATGAGGAGGTGGATCTCTTTCGTGGGGTCCCCAAGACGACCTACGATCTGCCCGCCATATACCGGAAGCGTCAGCGGGAATAG
- the dhaM gene encoding dihydroxyacetone kinase phosphoryl donor subunit DhaM has product MVGLVIVSHIEKLAEGIVDLVRLMAVEAPIAAAGGLEDGSPGTSFGKISSAVERVDAGDGVAILMDMGSAVMTAEMVLESMGERKVRLMDCPVAEGAVVIAMECIAGSSLDEIEAVASDWSAYKKF; this is encoded by the coding sequence ATGGTCGGCTTGGTCATCGTCTCCCACATCGAGAAGCTGGCGGAGGGGATCGTGGATCTGGTGCGTCTCATGGCGGTGGAGGCCCCCATCGCCGCGGCGGGAGGACTGGAGGACGGCAGCCCCGGCACGAGTTTCGGAAAGATCTCGTCGGCTGTGGAACGAGTCGACGCCGGCGACGGCGTGGCGATCCTCATGGATATGGGCAGCGCGGTCATGACCGCGGAGATGGTCCTGGAATCGATGGGCGAGCGCAAAGTGCGGCTGATGGACTGCCCCGTTGCGGAGGGGGCCGTGGTCATCGCCATGGAGTGCATCGCCGGAAGCTCTCTTGACGAGATCGAGGCCGTGGCCAGCGACTGGAGCGCCTACAAGAAATTCTGA
- a CDS encoding bifunctional folylpolyglutamate synthase/dihydrofolate synthase has protein sequence MKQGLGTSERVTFDDVESRLMLAASSGGSPGLERIGHLLRLLGNPQNAYPVLHVVGTNGKGSTCAFLASVLRAAGYRTALYSSPHLETLGERLLIDGRPLDADRWGEAVTRVLETVRGDAPLEGAPPSYFELISATAFLLASEERVDVAVVEAGLGGRLDATNLSENVVCSVVTSISMDHTEYLGDTLEKVAGEKFAVVRPDVPACFLGDNPGLIPLFKSFCNRRGALPFVVSEVAELENVRIDETGCSFDFRSPGLALKGVRTRMIGRYQVSNAALALLAIDRVRDRFVRLSPESVRKGMEIAFWPGRLELLGLHPPVLLDGGHNQDGVDKLVKSVRELWPNRRIGVVYSTMRDKDYGSCLELLAELSAVLYATSVPGVSRSLPPDELERAASRFAWRAPPRRFELPVEALDAAMGENDLVLVCGSLYLIGWIRPVLTRRLEGE, from the coding sequence ATGAAGCAGGGATTGGGAACGTCGGAGCGCGTGACTTTCGACGACGTTGAGTCACGGTTGATGCTTGCGGCCTCCTCGGGGGGCTCTCCCGGTCTGGAGAGGATCGGGCACCTGTTGAGGCTTCTGGGCAATCCCCAGAATGCCTATCCGGTTCTCCATGTGGTGGGGACGAACGGCAAGGGGTCGACCTGTGCTTTCCTCGCGTCCGTTTTGAGGGCCGCGGGCTATCGGACCGCATTGTACAGCAGCCCTCATTTGGAGACGCTTGGAGAACGATTGCTGATCGATGGGCGTCCCCTCGATGCCGACCGATGGGGGGAGGCCGTCACTCGTGTTCTGGAGACGGTGAGGGGAGATGCACCGCTTGAAGGGGCCCCTCCCTCCTATTTCGAGCTTATTTCGGCGACGGCCTTCCTGCTCGCATCCGAGGAGCGGGTGGATGTCGCCGTGGTCGAGGCGGGGTTGGGCGGCAGGCTGGATGCCACGAATCTGTCGGAAAATGTCGTCTGTTCCGTCGTCACCTCCATCTCCATGGACCATACCGAATACCTGGGAGATACTCTCGAAAAGGTTGCCGGAGAAAAATTTGCCGTTGTGCGTCCTGACGTTCCCGCATGTTTTCTGGGGGACAATCCCGGCTTGATTCCGCTCTTCAAGTCCTTCTGCAACCGACGGGGAGCCCTGCCCTTCGTGGTTTCCGAGGTTGCGGAACTGGAGAACGTCCGTATCGACGAAACGGGATGTTCCTTCGACTTTCGTTCTCCGGGCCTGGCCTTGAAAGGGGTCCGTACCCGTATGATCGGCCGCTATCAGGTGTCGAACGCAGCGCTTGCCCTGTTGGCGATCGATCGGGTTCGGGACCGGTTTGTCCGGTTGTCGCCCGAGAGCGTCCGGAAGGGTATGGAGATCGCTTTTTGGCCCGGACGCTTGGAGCTGCTGGGGCTGCACCCTCCGGTACTCCTGGATGGAGGGCACAATCAGGACGGGGTCGACAAGTTGGTGAAGAGCGTACGGGAGCTCTGGCCGAACCGAAGAATCGGGGTCGTGTACTCGACGATGAGGGACAAGGACTACGGTTCATGCCTTGAACTGCTGGCGGAACTCTCTGCGGTTCTTTATGCAACCTCCGTTCCCGGGGTCTCCCGGAGCCTTCCCCCCGACGAGCTTGAGCGGGCGGCATCCCGCTTCGCCTGGCGGGCTCCGCCCCGCAGGTTCGAATTGCCGGTCGAGGCCCTCGATGCTGCAATGGGGGAGAACGATCTGGTCCTTGTCTGTGGGAGCTTGTATCTGATCGGCTGGATCCGCCCCGTCCTGACGAGGCGCTTGGAGGGGGAATAG
- a CDS encoding DsbA family oxidoreductase, whose product MIKVYFDFLCPFCYLGRGFWLKMQEERPVEAEWVPWEIHPEYPPEGGPAKSDAKAEADLKRYRALGGELRHFEATHVSPNTRNALMGLEFARAAGRTDAYIERVFQAIFVEDKNVSSVEAVVELGSEVGLDGEALGRSLREGKYGEILAERDREAEGMGLEVVPSFVQDGNLVLAGSTTMNFEEFRSKYLAVWG is encoded by the coding sequence ATGATCAAGGTTTATTTCGATTTCTTGTGTCCTTTCTGTTATCTTGGTCGGGGCTTCTGGCTCAAGATGCAGGAGGAGCGCCCCGTGGAGGCGGAGTGGGTGCCCTGGGAAATTCACCCGGAATATCCGCCCGAGGGCGGACCGGCGAAGAGCGACGCCAAGGCGGAGGCCGATCTCAAGCGATACCGTGCCCTGGGCGGCGAGCTTCGGCATTTCGAGGCGACACACGTTTCGCCGAATACCCGAAACGCCCTGATGGGGCTCGAGTTCGCCCGGGCTGCCGGCAGGACGGATGCCTATATCGAGCGAGTCTTCCAGGCCATTTTCGTGGAGGATAAGAACGTCTCCTCCGTGGAGGCTGTTGTGGAGCTCGGAAGCGAGGTTGGGCTGGATGGGGAGGCCCTCGGCCGGAGCCTTCGGGAGGGGAAGTATGGGGAGATCCTCGCCGAGCGCGATCGTGAGGCGGAGGGGATGGGCCTCGAGGTCGTCCCTTCCTTCGTGCAGGATGGGAACTTGGTGCTGGCCGGCTCCACGACGATGAACTTCGAGGAATTCCGCTCGAAGTATCTGGCGGTCTGGGGCTGA
- the dhaK gene encoding dihydroxyacetone kinase subunit DhaK, which yields MKKFINDAGLVESQMVEGMVKAYPKHLRKLDCGNVVVRARKKEGKVALISGGGSGHEPAHGGYVGTGMLDCAVAGAVFTSPTPDQIFEGIKAVATDKGVLMVVKNYTGDVMNFEMAAEMARDEGILVDHVVTNDDVAVQDSLYTTGRRGVAGTVFVHKIAGAKAEQGASLEEVKAIGQRVIDNVRTMGAALAPCTVPAAGRPGFELADDEMEIGIGIHGEPGTRRGKLCAADEIAVMLLDRVLADLDYSGRKVAVMVNGAGGTPLMELFIVNNAVHDILTERGIGVYRTYVGNYMTSIEMAGLSVSLLRLDDELRELLDARADTPAFIEA from the coding sequence ATGAAGAAATTCATCAACGATGCAGGACTTGTCGAAAGTCAGATGGTCGAGGGCATGGTCAAGGCATATCCGAAACACCTGCGCAAACTGGACTGCGGCAACGTGGTCGTCCGCGCGAGGAAGAAGGAGGGTAAGGTCGCCCTGATCAGCGGCGGCGGCAGCGGGCACGAACCCGCCCATGGAGGCTACGTGGGCACGGGGATGTTGGACTGCGCCGTGGCCGGAGCCGTCTTCACCTCCCCGACCCCGGACCAGATCTTCGAGGGGATCAAGGCCGTCGCGACCGACAAGGGCGTCCTGATGGTGGTGAAAAACTACACGGGCGACGTCATGAACTTCGAGATGGCCGCGGAGATGGCCCGAGACGAGGGAATCCTTGTGGACCATGTGGTCACGAACGACGACGTGGCCGTCCAGGACAGCCTGTACACGACGGGACGTCGCGGCGTCGCCGGGACCGTGTTCGTCCATAAGATCGCCGGCGCCAAGGCAGAACAGGGGGCCTCCCTCGAGGAGGTCAAGGCCATAGGGCAGAGGGTGATCGACAACGTGCGCACCATGGGCGCGGCCTTGGCTCCCTGCACGGTTCCCGCAGCAGGCCGGCCGGGATTCGAGCTGGCGGACGACGAGATGGAAATTGGCATCGGCATCCACGGCGAACCGGGGACCCGACGGGGAAAATTGTGCGCTGCGGATGAGATCGCCGTGATGCTGCTCGACAGGGTCCTCGCGGACCTCGACTACTCCGGCAGGAAGGTCGCCGTGATGGTCAACGGAGCCGGTGGGACTCCGCTGATGGAGCTCTTCATCGTCAACAACGCGGTGCACGACATTCTGACGGAGCGAGGCATCGGGGTTTACAGAACCTACGTCGGCAACTACATGACATCGATCGAGATGGCGGGGCTTTCCGTCTCCTTGCTGCGTCTTGACGACGAGCTCAGGGAACTCCTGGACGCCCGGGCGGATACCCCGGCCTTCATCGAAGCCTGA
- a CDS encoding 3-oxoacyl-ACP synthase III family protein, protein MGQEAAVRAISVYLPERVLDNAELVRQFGTWTESKIFGKTGISERHVVEDEKVSDLATAAGERLFEEHGVDRNEIDFLLLCTECPDHFLPATACIVQNRLGLRRDIGALDYNLGCSGFIYGLALAKGLILGGVAKKVLLITAETITRTIHPQDKSTRTLFGDAAAAILVESSDERGIGEFVLGTDGSGAQRLIIPAGAWALPSSPETRVETRNKWGNVRTPENLYMDGPEILKFSMEIAPGCMHDVFRKNGTSLEETQFVVLHQASHMMLEKLRDLLAVPEEKFVFDIEKYGNTVSSTIPIALYDTMRSGRLVKGDSVLVLGFGVGLSWGGTILRMV, encoded by the coding sequence ATGGGTCAAGAAGCGGCCGTGAGGGCCATATCGGTATATCTTCCGGAGCGGGTCCTGGACAACGCGGAGCTGGTCCGCCAATTCGGGACCTGGACGGAGAGCAAGATTTTCGGCAAGACCGGCATATCGGAACGGCATGTCGTCGAGGATGAAAAGGTCTCCGATCTGGCGACGGCCGCGGGGGAGCGGCTTTTCGAGGAGCATGGCGTCGATCGGAACGAGATTGATTTCCTGCTGCTCTGTACGGAGTGTCCGGACCACTTTCTTCCGGCCACAGCCTGTATCGTACAGAACCGGCTGGGGTTGAGAAGGGACATCGGCGCTCTGGACTACAATCTGGGGTGCTCCGGGTTCATCTATGGGCTGGCCTTGGCCAAGGGGCTGATCCTGGGGGGCGTGGCAAAAAAGGTCCTGTTGATCACGGCCGAGACCATAACCCGAACCATACACCCTCAGGACAAAAGCACACGGACCCTTTTCGGCGATGCGGCGGCGGCGATTCTCGTGGAGTCGTCCGATGAACGGGGGATCGGGGAGTTTGTCCTCGGTACGGACGGCAGCGGGGCCCAAAGGCTCATCATCCCGGCCGGTGCCTGGGCCCTTCCCTCTTCCCCGGAGACCCGCGTGGAGACTCGGAACAAGTGGGGGAACGTCCGTACCCCCGAGAACCTTTATATGGACGGGCCCGAGATACTCAAATTCTCCATGGAGATTGCCCCGGGATGCATGCACGACGTCTTCAGGAAAAACGGGACCTCCCTGGAGGAAACGCAGTTTGTCGTGCTGCACCAGGCCAGCCACATGATGCTGGAGAAGCTGCGCGACCTTCTTGCCGTCCCCGAGGAGAAGTTCGTCTTCGACATCGAGAAGTACGGCAACACCGTCAGCTCGACCATCCCGATCGCCCTTTACGACACAATGCGGTCCGGGAGGCTCGTAAAGGGAGACTCCGTGTTGGTGCTGGGGTTCGGCGTCGGGCTCTCCTGGGGGGGGACGATTCTGCGCATGGTTTGA
- a CDS encoding SPOR domain-containing protein — protein MLPLVGVVAVGLLVVGGKLFFLNGARSERRASPVVAAKEEAHVADPAGPGDLQPLPAMTSGGAPEGTEASSSLAVAPPDSPGSSEGVLPSPRRTSLAMDVLAIPYGNTSPGAIDKKEGRGEKKAEAKVEAKKAAPRKSESKRVEVVVSSPPANNGAKQGGSASSPAPKKISYNRPPAKSVPAPSKAPAKTAPPPVAPPAPRKTEGGEWRVQVGAFSTKEAAAETSRKLSQSGYKASVVSGPKFHRVLVHAGATRQDASSLISRLAKAGFSGAFSIPPTSR, from the coding sequence ATGTTGCCCCTCGTCGGAGTCGTGGCGGTCGGGCTCCTGGTGGTTGGGGGAAAATTGTTTTTTCTCAACGGAGCTCGTTCGGAGCGAAGGGCCTCGCCGGTGGTTGCGGCCAAGGAGGAGGCACATGTTGCGGACCCGGCCGGTCCGGGCGATTTGCAGCCTCTGCCGGCGATGACCTCAGGAGGGGCCCCGGAGGGAACGGAAGCGTCGTCGTCACTCGCGGTGGCCCCTCCTGATTCTCCGGGATCGTCGGAGGGGGTCCTGCCCTCTCCGCGCAGGACCTCGCTGGCTATGGATGTCCTGGCCATCCCTTATGGGAACACCTCTCCGGGGGCGATCGACAAGAAAGAGGGGAGAGGGGAGAAAAAGGCCGAGGCAAAGGTCGAAGCCAAGAAGGCTGCTCCCAGGAAGAGCGAGTCCAAGCGCGTGGAGGTCGTCGTCTCGTCCCCGCCCGCAAACAACGGGGCCAAGCAGGGCGGTTCGGCCTCGTCGCCGGCTCCCAAAAAGATCTCCTACAACCGTCCTCCGGCCAAAAGTGTCCCTGCGCCTTCCAAAGCCCCCGCAAAGACGGCACCGCCGCCTGTTGCACCTCCCGCCCCCAGAAAAACCGAGGGAGGCGAGTGGCGAGTTCAGGTCGGCGCCTTTTCCACCAAGGAGGCAGCGGCCGAGACTTCCCGGAAGCTCTCACAATCCGGTTATAAGGCGTCGGTGGTTTCCGGGCCCAAATTTCATCGGGTTCTCGTTCATGCGGGGGCGACCCGGCAGGATGCCTCCTCGCTCATCTCTCGTCTGGCCAAGGCGGGCTTTTCCGGGGCTTTTTCCATTCCGCCCACCTCTCGTTGA
- a CDS encoding nitroreductase family protein, whose amino-acid sequence MENWELLDGIRARRSVRSYSERPVEQDKIDLLLECACAAPSAANRRPWHFVVIRERRTLNALAEAHPYAKMLLQAPLAVAVCGAILHEGHENPWWEEDCAAAMQNILLAAEGLGLNSVWLGVRWGRDDLPEKIEALLGVPQGIRVMGIAAIGYGAENKPPHRGIDEGAVHLERW is encoded by the coding sequence ATGGAGAACTGGGAGCTTTTGGACGGTATACGTGCACGCCGAAGTGTGAGAAGCTATTCCGAGAGGCCGGTAGAACAGGATAAGATAGACTTGCTTCTGGAGTGTGCCTGTGCTGCGCCCAGCGCGGCCAACAGACGCCCCTGGCATTTCGTGGTGATTCGGGAACGCAGGACCCTGAACGCTCTGGCTGAGGCGCATCCTTACGCCAAGATGTTGCTTCAGGCTCCGCTGGCCGTGGCCGTGTGCGGGGCTATCCTGCACGAGGGGCATGAAAACCCTTGGTGGGAGGAGGACTGCGCCGCGGCAATGCAGAACATTTTGCTGGCTGCGGAGGGGCTGGGACTGAATTCCGTCTGGCTTGGAGTCCGCTGGGGGCGTGATGATCTACCTGAAAAGATCGAGGCCCTGCTGGGAGTGCCCCAGGGGATCCGGGTCATGGGCATCGCCGCGATTGGCTATGGTGCCGAGAACAAGCCGCCGCATCGTGGTATTGATGAGGGGGCCGTGCATCTCGAGCGCTGGTGA
- a CDS encoding Gfo/Idh/MocA family protein gives MESAIKRVGVIGVGHLGQHHARVYTELLDARLVGVADRDEGRSRMIGDNLGVPAYSTMEELIDRQAPDAVSIVVPTSLHYDVAKRAMEAGIHVLIEKPVTTRPDEAEDLLKLAARNDLVLQVGHIERFNSAVRYISQTVHTPIYLESKRIGPFSPRINDVGVVLDLMIHDIDIILSLVPSPIARIAATGRCVHTDHEDIADAQIAFENGVMAHILVSRVSEKRQRQLDIMEPQRHISVNYETQTVQISRCVRDGGGQTEILETPIFPKSEPLKLELAHFISCVRERRQPLVGIRDGKRALEVAIEVLRQIHDSPEGRGAVCA, from the coding sequence ATGGAATCGGCAATCAAGAGGGTCGGCGTGATCGGCGTCGGCCATTTGGGGCAGCACCACGCCCGTGTCTATACGGAGCTTTTGGACGCACGCCTGGTCGGCGTTGCCGACAGGGACGAGGGACGCTCGCGGATGATCGGCGACAATCTTGGGGTGCCCGCTTACTCGACGATGGAGGAACTGATCGATCGTCAGGCTCCGGATGCGGTCTCCATCGTCGTTCCAACCAGCCTGCATTACGACGTGGCCAAGAGGGCAATGGAGGCTGGAATCCATGTCCTGATCGAAAAGCCGGTAACGACTCGTCCGGATGAGGCCGAGGATCTGCTGAAACTGGCCGCCCGAAACGATCTGGTCCTTCAGGTGGGGCATATCGAGCGTTTCAACAGCGCGGTGCGCTATATCTCCCAGACCGTCCATACGCCGATCTACCTCGAATCCAAAAGGATCGGCCCATTCTCTCCACGCATCAACGATGTGGGGGTCGTCCTGGACCTGATGATCCACGATATCGACATCATCCTCTCCCTGGTTCCCTCTCCGATCGCCCGGATCGCAGCGACGGGGCGATGCGTCCACACGGACCACGAGGATATCGCCGACGCTCAGATCGCCTTTGAGAACGGGGTGATGGCCCACATCCTGGTCAGCCGGGTCTCCGAAAAGAGGCAGAGGCAGCTCGACATCATGGAGCCTCAGCGGCATATCTCGGTGAACTACGAGACTCAGACCGTTCAGATCAGCCGGTGCGTTCGGGATGGCGGTGGCCAGACGGAGATTCTGGAGACGCCCATCTTTCCGAAAAGCGAACCCCTCAAGCTGGAGCTGGCGCATTTTATCAGCTGCGTTCGGGAGAGGCGTCAGCCGCTGGTGGGCATCCGGGACGGCAAGCGTGCTCTCGAGGTGGCTATCGAGGTCCTGCGTCAGATCCACGACAGTCCTGAGGGCCGGGGAGCGGTCTGCGCTTAG
- a CDS encoding polyphenol oxidase family protein, whose amino-acid sequence MSCNFTNGRCEPENFEWAEKEGQHILDFVPAPSFVQVRLFMRGSLVDSTGGRAAIIRERLSPLLGNSLPLLAPRQVHGVEVLDSALENALPETPEADGVLLTDSELEGSLRFADCAPVVVLPSEAWSRSHAPWALLLHSGYKGTVQNIVRAGLRKVEARFGPEAVASASAWVGPCIGGGSYPRTMEAWTARGLEAFHAENVCGTEGLFYFDIAGELRLQLMESGVDASRIFVSRIDTLKNMDRCYSYRGGDREDRMFLHARLL is encoded by the coding sequence GTGAGCTGCAATTTCACGAACGGGAGATGCGAGCCGGAGAACTTCGAGTGGGCGGAAAAGGAGGGGCAACATATCCTGGATTTCGTCCCTGCCCCGTCTTTTGTGCAGGTCCGTCTGTTCATGAGGGGGAGCCTTGTGGATTCCACGGGCGGCCGGGCGGCGATCATTCGAGAGCGTTTGAGTCCCTTGCTGGGAAATTCCCTGCCCCTGCTTGCCCCCAGACAGGTTCATGGGGTCGAAGTGCTTGACTCCGCCCTCGAAAACGCTCTGCCCGAAACCCCGGAGGCCGATGGTGTCCTGCTGACGGATTCCGAACTGGAGGGGTCGCTGCGATTTGCCGATTGTGCTCCCGTAGTCGTCCTACCTTCGGAGGCCTGGAGTCGCAGTCATGCACCTTGGGCGCTGCTGCTGCATTCCGGGTACAAGGGAACGGTGCAGAATATTGTCCGTGCAGGACTTCGAAAGGTGGAAGCTCGATTTGGCCCCGAGGCGGTGGCGTCGGCTTCCGCCTGGGTTGGCCCGTGTATTGGAGGGGGGAGCTATCCTCGCACGATGGAGGCGTGGACCGCTCGGGGGCTCGAGGCCTTTCATGCCGAAAACGTGTGCGGGACGGAGGGACTTTTTTACTTCGATATTGCCGGAGAGCTCCGGCTTCAGTTGATGGAATCCGGGGTCGACGCGTCCCGAATTTTCGTCTCCCGCATCGATACGCTCAAAAACATGGACAGATGTTACTCTTACCGGGGTGGGGACAGGGAGGACAGAATGTTTCTCCATGCCCGGCTGCTGTGA
- the dhaL gene encoding dihydroxyacetone kinase subunit DhaL, producing the protein MTDSKKILTILSKINFRLQENKDFLTGLDSAIGDGDHGINMSRGFLAVMEKLPQMEDKDIATILKNVGMTLVSTVGGASGPLYGTAFMRAGAAAAGKTVLQGADFLALLDAAVEGIRQRGKAEKGEKTMLDALIPALEAFEAEHASAASPRRALERAVDAAREGVEHTKTIIATKGRASYLGERSLGHQDPGATSALLMLEALLESLE; encoded by the coding sequence ATGACGGACTCTAAAAAAATCCTGACGATCTTGTCGAAGATCAACTTCAGGCTGCAGGAGAACAAGGATTTCCTGACCGGCCTGGACAGCGCCATCGGTGACGGCGATCACGGCATCAACATGTCGAGAGGCTTTCTGGCCGTCATGGAGAAGCTGCCTCAGATGGAGGACAAGGACATCGCGACGATCCTGAAAAATGTGGGAATGACCTTGGTCTCCACCGTAGGCGGGGCCTCCGGCCCCCTCTACGGCACGGCGTTCATGAGGGCCGGGGCTGCCGCTGCGGGCAAAACCGTTCTGCAGGGGGCGGATTTTCTTGCCCTGCTCGACGCCGCAGTGGAGGGAATCCGACAGCGCGGCAAGGCAGAAAAAGGAGAGAAGACGATGCTCGACGCCCTGATCCCCGCCCTTGAGGCCTTCGAGGCGGAACACGCCTCGGCCGCCTCCCCCAGGCGCGCTTTGGAGAGGGCTGTGGATGCCGCTCGTGAAGGGGTGGAGCACACAAAGACGATTATCGCTACAAAGGGACGCGCCAGCTATCTCGGCGAGCGCAGCCTCGGCCATCAGGACCCGGGGGCCACCTCCGCGTTGCTGATGCTGGAAGCGCTTCTCGAGTCGCTCGAATAA